The Zingiber officinale cultivar Zhangliang chromosome 2A, Zo_v1.1, whole genome shotgun sequence genomic sequence GACCGGATAACAAGAATGATTTTTTGCATTCAAAACATGCcgaaatttaaatttatagagGATGATACAAGATAGCAAATTCAAATATCCACTCCACTAAGATAGCACAAGAAAGGCCTAATTCTTACCCGAGAGAAACAAATAACGCCTCATTAATCATTATCCATAAAAAAAACGTAAATTTtatgttttaatatattttcgTTAATTTTCTCAAGTCACTCAACTCCTTCCAATAATCATCAAAAAACAATCCATAAAACACGatacaaaaagaaatgaaatcaTCATCCAGCATATTAGCATCGATGTCTAAGTAGATGAGTATCCAAAATAATTGGTTTTAACTGCTAATGGACTCCCTGAATGATATCATAACACgcaaaattatttagaaatccATCTATTCGACAACAGCTAGCAGATCGCCAGATTTACAAAAACAATGTTTGACCTCCGTTCCCAAGTCCACCTGTATCGAGAATTATATCAGGACTAAGTTCCTCTTATGAATAAGAATGTCAGATAAAGCTCTAGATGTAGCTCAAGATTCTTGACTTACCATACTAATTCAAATGATTTGTACCAAAGAGCTGCTTTACATTTATATTAGCTTAGTTCAGATCAAGAACTCTCCCACATAATTTTGATTTCTTACCTTCTTAATAACTAAATTAGAGGGATACACAACCAAGGAAAGCACTCTTAATATAATAATGCTTCTCTGGTCAGAGTCTACTTTTCATTTCAGAAAATGATTTCGACAACTGACAAATAATGAACAagttaatataaatatttaaagaTGACACACAATCTTTAATcaaataagttgaattaattataattaaaaagtGAGGTAACGTgaaatatacataaaaaaaaaattgccccCGCTAAGCAAGTCTATAAAGCATCAAGCAGATCTCAAATCAATACAACAAAAAGTTACAGTGTGATGATACCACATACCTCATATGCATTAATATCCGAAAAAAGAACCTGCAAATGAACGAGGCGTCGTCAGACAACCAGGAAAgcagaacaaggagagagaatttCCAATAGTGAAGAAGAGCCAAGGATTCTACAAATTCAAGCAACAGTTGTTCATATTCAAGGTAATGTTTTAGATGCCAAAAGATAGTATCTGAAGCTAAAAAAAAGTGATCCTTAAATGCATGGAGTCagcaggaaagaaaaagaaaaagatgaaTAACAAGGCAAAGTTGCTTAAAGAAGAAAGAGCAAACGTTTATATTTCTGTGGAAAGAGATACATCAAAGAAGTGGGCAATAAAAGGAAAAGTAaatgattgatcaatcgattcaaCAGAAGTAATCTAAAATGGCCATGGCATCACAATACTCATCAGGCAAAGAAGCATCAAATGTAAATTTGCCAAGGAAGAAAGTAAACCACTATCTTGCTAGGCGGTTCTATGAGGCAGACATTCCATTTCATGTAGCCTCTCCACAATATGATAGAGGCAAGCAATATACTCTGAGTTGCAAAGATCCAACACCTTATAAACTAGGTACACCTTTACTTAAGAAAGAAGTGACTGATTAAAAAAGATTGGCAAGCTCATATGAATGCTTTGAAGAGAACTGATTGTACTTTTATAACCAATTTGTTGACAGATAAGAAGAATGAAAGCATTATGAATTTGCATGTAAATTGTGAATTAGGTATACGTTTTTTAAAGTCCATTGATGCATATTTGAACTCCCACATAGTCGAATAAATAAAGAAGGTTAGGGAAGGAAGTGCTGctaagagatttttaaaagaggGGCACCCACACATATTTTGGTGTTCATGTGCAGCCCGCACTATTGATTTGATGCTTAAAGAGATtggtatataaaatatatataagaaaaGGCAGCAATTCTCACTGTTTTTGTATACAACCACTATAAGACTTTGAGCATGATACACCACTTTATTCAAAAGAAAGATATCATAAAAGCAATAATCATAGGAAACTCTTTTCTTTCAGGTCATATAAATGCAAAGGGCAAAGTTAAACGCAATGCTAACTAAGTAAAAATGATAATGATCTATAGCGAAACACGCTCAAGTTCGAACAACTAAATTACTAAATATACAAAGTTGgcaagaaaagattttttttttttttatggccAAGCTTATCCGCACTATTATATCTAAGATACTTGCCTTGACAACAATATAAAATCAAACTCATTGATAGAAAATATTACATTTATCTTCAGAAACAATTACTTCATGCACTTATGAATTTAAGCATCACAAATATTTGatttgaataagtataataaatgTACTAAAAAAGTACCTTCTTCCCAGCTTCGACCTCAGTGACATCAGAACCAACTGACAATATCTGTTAAAAACATTTCATCTTAGAGGATAGTCACTTGTTGGCTAACATAAATAGCATAAGTAGACGAATTTATTGTTTCTTACTTCGCCCATTAAATAACGTTCAAATTTAACAGCTGACTTTGGAAGTAATACACCTCCAGCAGATTTCTGATCAAAGAACTTGACCAATTAGCATGAAGAACAAAATAATAGCACTGAGTAACAAACTTAGCATCTTGTTGAATTTACAGAAGAAATCTGACGGtgctttctcttcctcctaaattCCCCATTCCTATGGCACAAGCTAACAACTAGTCCCTATAACCACGTAATTTTGCATATACTTATTCAAAACTAAACGTTAAAAAGAGACAATTCTGGCAATTATGCGTCCATCAGCATAATCAAATCGGGAAGCTGGTAGAAATATTCTGAAAGAAGATACAATTTTCGAGTTCAAAGATTAAATTGCAATTCTTGTTAAAACTACCTGCCACATCCCTATATAAAGTGCAATCTTCATCTTCGATACAGGGCAAAATTAAGAACACAAATTGTCATCATAGAGAACGACGAGGCCAAATCTGACGACGCAAAATCTTGTAGTAGCTTAAACAACGGGAACATAAATATAAACCAGAGacggaaaaaaaagagaaaaacctCAGGAAGCTCCTCTAGACGAATAAGGACCCGATCAGCTTGCGGTGCCACCTGATCGAGAGACAAATCATAAAGGAAGTGAGTTTCTGACGGGAGAATCGATTcacgagggagagggagagacaGAGACCTTCGAGGGTTCCCATTTAACGGCGCGGATACCAAGCGCGGCACCGCTCCTCCGGGAGGAAGGAAGGCTCCAGTGGAGGGAAGAGCCATCTAAGCGAAGAGATGGAGGTGAAGTGCGGGAGGAAGATGGGTGAAGGAAAGGGGCGGCGGTGAGAAGAGAAGACGACATGGTCGAAAGTCGAAAAGCTCTAACCTAGAGACGATAAGATGGAGTGAAACCGCGACTGCTCTAGCTACGATCCGTGATATAAATCTCTCTCCGAACCACCGAGAAAAACAaggctttgtttttttttttttgaattttgatgtcTAGATCTCTcccaattgattttaaaaattattttttaaaagaattttaaattttttattttaaattattattattaataataatattattataacacctaattaattcaacttaatttaaaatattatacatttatcattttatattaaaaaaatctaattgatttatttaaaattatttaaacttaattaaaatttatataaatgataaaaattactttaaaactaGTCCAATTAATAACTAAATATTAGTTATATTGTTGTAAGTGTTATAATAGTATAACGGTTAATTAATAGTTGTTATAataacattaaaataaaaaatatgatgaaaTATTATTAGGTGTATCCTTTTTTACTTACCCTTTTAATTGCTTTGATCGATTGTATTAAGCCATCCGTAGGAGAAATGTAATCAGTAAGGTGGATCGATTGTTATCTCCTCTTAGGTTTGATTTGATAATTAACTGCTACCATTAATTACTTGAAatataaggaaaagaaggtgcGATGAACTCACAGGGCCGGGTATCGTGGAATGGTAAATGATAAGACGGAAAATTCATGCACGGATAGTTCGATTCTCACATTTGGCATTCTGGATGTCTCGAACTATAGATGAGGTTGGGTTGGATTGTGGATATCTgtactttttgaatttaatttatagtacgtgaaaaaattttataaggttgtCTATAAATGATCTATTTTCAAGATTAATTCGATCATGAAAATTGAAtatctaaattaaaaaatatatatataacaataatCACTTATGTGTCAATCCTAATCGTGAATGCCCATCTAAATGGTTAGCATTCTTAAAATTATCATtccaataaaagaaaatattcatAGTGTATAGCAACTATAATTCGATCTTTAAATACCTGATTAACCATTTAAAGAGTCTAACCACTCCATATCATTATCCAGTACAATCAACCCTGATACATCAATAGTAATTATAGTTGACTCCTTAAACAAGCCACCACTTGATTATAGTCTTGAATTAGCATGTGAAAGTAAGAAAAAAAACCCTAAGGTATGTACAATTTGTTATTCTCGGCATGGTGCAACAGTTAAAGCGTAATTGAGATTTTTCATATTACTGAGGTTTTATCCTTTGTTAGGGCATATTTGACATTGCACTTAGTGAAAAACTTGGATTGGGCGGTCATGGGCCGAAGTATTATTACGAGGCCATAAGTACACGactacatcgtcagtaataaaaatatcaatcccacaaaaactgttgattaagcactagttaatttTGTACAGCAAATTTCTTAAACAAACGTAAGGTTGGTTGGAAGAAAGAGAGAGAATAAGAGAAAGATTaaagagaaggagagagagaAGGAATAAAAGATGATCTTGGAAAGGGATGGATGATATATGTTAGGATTTCGGTCTTGTTACGATATTAGTGAATGtctctatgcattgttcatctacctaatttcatgcttacactcgtgtaggGATTATAACTAAAGCCCAACACAACCCCCGTGTAGGTTGCACCGGAGAGTCTACCCAAGTTCTAACGTCATTAAATAGAGATGTAATCTAGAAAGTCCGGTTAAGAGGGAATTCCTGTCACTATGACCCCTTGGTCATACGCTCCTAGATTACACTGTCACTTCCTAACAGCAACACTGGAGTATCCACTATTAGAATGTCCTAATAAAAATTAGCCCCcatgttaagatcttttgactctagaaagtgggTAAGTATCAATGTCCTTTGTCACTAAGGGCATATATAATATGTCAAATTGAATGAgtatcctctgtcactaaggatcTCCCGATTATCTAGTCTAGTAGCAACATTAAAATAGAGATAAACCTCTCATGTCTACATGTTTACACCATTggcacatttcatcaaacatataAAAGGCATAATACATAGAACATGTAGTAAACACATCATTACATAGGAAAATGTCTAAATACAAGTTTATACATCgatatcataacataactactTTCTACATGCTAGATCTAGATATCTACTTCATTACAAGGGAGATACAACCaagaaacaataaataaaacatcTACAACTTAAAACATGAATTAAGAGGTAAGAGaatgcttatccttgaagcgtgGTGTCCTTGGAGGTATTCCCTTGCTCTGGAGGTAGATGGATAGGTGAAGATTGGCGAGGATGAAGCCTAGGgctcccccaagggggagaacccttccctaaGATCCAAGATGGATCTAAGATCCCCAAataagtaaacaggagaaaacccCTTTATATAGTATTAGGCACTAGTCTACCATAGTCATGTGAAACCACATGACCACAGTCTGGTCCGATGGTAcaaccatgtggattcacatggccaaGGTCGACTCCGACTCTGGAAAATCCACACGGCTAGAGTCTACTTTGCCTCTAGAaccccacatggtcgtgtgaatccacacggccagggCTATCTTCTTCTCTGCTTTTATTTCATGgtcatgtggaatccacacggccgggGTCATCTCCTCCTCTGGtaagtggcacgaccgtgtggattccacacgaccaAGCCCCTTTGTCTTCATTTATTCTCTAAATTATCTATCAACACCGTTTTCACTCCAAAAGTGCATCCTGTCAATAAGAAAACACAAAAAAATAGATCTCCAACAAAGAAGTGGAAATATAATATTACAATGAAAGAAAGTGCAATAATCATAGATTATACTAGTAAAATACAAGTAAATGTACGTCAAAacaagcataaaagtatatataatctatgcatatTAAATATCTATAAGCGGAAAAAAGCCCACTAGTTTGCCTTCACGAGAAGAGTACTGATTCAGCGTTGGATGGTCTTATAGGCAGTGGTGTAGTTAGCATTGCAATCAGACGGGGTGAATTCAAGACGGTGAATTCAAGCCAACCATGGCTGAGGGTATGCTGCTGAGGTCATGCCCGACCTCATGACCTCGCTGCGAGGCTGCAACCAAGGAGAGACCTCGTCATGAGGCAGTCACCAAGCCGTCACTAAGAGAGGACAAGGAAGGGGAGGCAATCGAGCATATCAACGGGATGTGTGTCGGTGTCAGAGATCGGAGTAGAGAGGAGCATGCTGAAGATCAGAAAAGATGTTAAAAATTGGAGACAATCAGAAAAGAAGATTTCAAGGCTCCAGGAAGAAAATATTGGGAATGAAACCCTAATTAGAAAGTCAATTAGTAATGGAAACTTAATTTCGTAGCTAAAATAGCGACGGAAACTTAATTCCGTTGTTATTTTAGTGATGAAATAAGTTTTGTCACTAATTAAATAGGTTAAATAAGTATAAAGACGGAATTTATGACAGAATTTAATTTTCATCGCTAAATTAGTAGttgtaatttattttgatttatatatgGTCGACAATAATTAAATTCTGTCATTAATTACATATTTTCTTGTAATCAATTATATGATGAATCTATCAATGTAATAAATTATGTGATTCAATTGATCAAACTTTTGAATAGTTGTCAATGAAACTGATTGCCTTCATATAACAAATCAAACATCAAATATACAGAATACCTCAATATCTATAAATACTGACATATTtaactagcaaacaaaaatatcaaTATCTAAAAATTTAACACTATGACTACGTTTGGTTAGGGGTAAGGTACTCAAACTTATaatgtaataaaatttataatataatgtaattaatattatattactaCATTGGGTCAAAGAgttgtatactatgtatgtaatCTTTTATTACAAGGGTGGTCCCCTCGGGATGGTGCGATGGTTgaggcatggggtgttgccatGTTAGGTCATAGGGCTAAAGCTCAGCAGTCTGAGCATGCTTTCCCCCATGTCTTGTCCACTAGACCAATAGCTagtagtcacccatgatttaccaACTCCATGTTAGCTCAGGGAAGGTTAACGGGGGCGCTGAAGGCGAGCAAATCACCTTTTTTTTGTCATATTTGATTACAAGAgtgattatattcttttgtttggtatctattattttttattaaggaatgtaattcatattattataaaaatgacaaaaatatcttaGGGTTAGCGATTAGAAGGACTTCTTTAATCCCCCAAAATCCATCCACTCTGTGCACTTCGAGCTTCTCCTGTGTGTGTTTAGTAGCATGAGTAGTTCGCTTACCTTCTCCTTCATCGGTGCAGAGCACCCGACCTAGACAAGAATGAGAAGCTTCTAGAAGGCCCTAACTTTGATGGCCTTCGTGATGCGCTCACCTTGCTTCTTGTTCTTGTAGAGCTTCCACAACACTAACACAATGAATTGCATCGCCATCTCTGACACCCGCAACATCTTCTTCACCAGTACCAACACCGCCTCCCTACCATGGCTGTAGCCTAGAGTGTTATCCAACACCCCTAGAGCTTTCTTGGAGGTGCTCCTGTTGGCGTCGACAAGGATCTTGAGTAGTAGGGGGCGATCCCCGATTCTGAAACCTTAGTCGCGATCCTCTCATGGGTCAAGACTAGGTAGAATGCCACCGCTAGGGGCCACCTTGGTGGTCCGCGATGAGATCGACTTCTCAATTAGCTTCAGTAGTGCCTCGATTATCCCGTCTATCCTCGCGAGAACCTTAATCCGCTCCAACGAAAGAGAAGATGTTAGCTTTTTGAAGACTAGTTCCGCATTGAACCTCGCATCAAAATCGCCAGATTCAAGGAAGGAGACCACGAAAAGGAGTGActtgttctatttgatatgcCGATATGTTTCTTGATCCAAGGGGAGAAATAAGGCTAATGTGGAGAGGATTTCCTCATCACCCCAACTGCTGAAGAGGGTAGAGAGGATGTGGTCGACACTGCCCTTTGTCAAGCATCTCCGATTGTGCTCGTTTTCCTTTGCCAAAGTTTTGATTTTTCCGACAAATTCATGGAGGCGAGCGCGGTCTCTGCGATGACTGGCGAAGGGTTGACCTAGGTTGAGATGATTATCCTCTCGGGAGCCCACACTATAACATTGCTCAGTACGACACCTCTCCAAGCGGCTGGACTCAACATCCCTAGTGTTGGAGGTGGAGTATGCAGCGACTAGACTTGGCTGGTTTAATCGAAAGAACTAGAGgggtatatttaatatttaaatttgagtTAAATATTAGGCTTAGAATGTAATTGGATTACGTGTTGTTAGCCTTATAATTCATATTATAAAACTTTATTACCTTTTAGAattcagattacattacattatattaTAGCTTTAAAATTGTACAAAATAAAGTAATCATTCTTACAATGCAATTTTTTATTACATTACAAGACTGATTACCCCTCACCACACTTAAATCTGTAATAGAAAGAGATTAAGTAAGAAAACTT encodes the following:
- the LOC122041751 gene encoding 10 kDa chaperonin 1, chloroplastic-like; this translates as MSSSLLTAAPFLHPSSSRTSPPSLRLDGSSLHWSLPSSRRSGAALGIRAVKWEPSKVAPQADRVLIRLEELPEKSAGGVLLPKSAVKFERYLMGEILSVGSDVTEVEAGKKVLFSDINAYEVDLGTEVKHCFCKSGDLLAVVE